In one Tripterygium wilfordii isolate XIE 37 chromosome 22, ASM1340144v1, whole genome shotgun sequence genomic region, the following are encoded:
- the LOC119991868 gene encoding phosphate transporter PHO1 homolog 1-like, with amino-acid sequence MVKFSKQFEGQLVPEWKEAFVDYWQLKKDLKNIHLLNTCNTKPANNRKPDSFSNTLLTSLKKFLFGIQQRKDETIQVHRKLASSASKGDMYETELLEQFAESDAAKEFFTCLDSQLNKVNQFYKTKEKEFFDRGECLKKQMEILIEVKTTLKRQRDKGVASALDSKDGPSVSCTVSSEDSVYSVKDRTEQEQQLQDDDSDDLEKDIAEPFPDTPRSDDMAKSMRMKTEDGKLRTLSGRVFSCQGKNIKLNIPLTTPSQTFSAISYLVREDLLNQSSRKSGPEGSKLKINKAKLHHAEKMIKRAFIELYKGLSYLKTYRHLNMLAFIKILKKFDKVTGKQVLPIYLKVVESSYFNSSDKVIHLADEVEELFIQHFAEEDRRKAMKYLKPHQHKESHAVTFFIGLFSGCFVALLAGYAIMAHITGMYRHQPANTVYMETVYPVLSMFSLLFLHFFLYGCNIFMWRKMRINYSFIFELSPTKELGYRDVFLICTTSMATVVGVMFVHLSLLTKGYSYTQAQAIPGLMLMAFLLVLVCPFNIFYKSSRYRFISVIKNIILSPLYKVVMLDFFMADQLCSQVPMLRNLEYVACYYITGSYKTQNYGYCMRVKHYRDLAYAVSFLPYYWRAMQCARRWFDEGQTSHLVNLGKYVSAMLAAGAKVAYERERGAGYLCLVVILSSAATVYQLYWDYVKDWGLLQMNSRNPWLRNELMLRRKIIYYFSMGLNLILRLAWLQTVVHSNFEHVDYRVTGLFLAALEVIRRGQWNFYRLENEHLNNAGKFRAVKMVPLPFHEVDEED; translated from the exons ATGGTGAAGTTCTCTAAGCAGTTTGAGGGTCAGCTTGTGCCCGAATGGAAAGAAGCCTTTGTTGATTATTGGCAACTCAAGAAAGACCTCAAGAACATCCACCTACTCAACACTTGCAACACTAAACCCGCGAATAATCGCAAACCCGATTCTTTTTCCAACACTCTCTTGACCTCTCTAAAGAAATTCTTGTTTGGAATTCAACAGAGAAAGGATGAAACAATTCAG GTGCATAGGAAACTTGCATCTTCTGCTAGTAAGGGAGACATGTATGAGACAGAACTACTCGAGCAATTCGCGGAGAGTGATGCTGCTAAAGAGTTTTTCACTTGCTTGGATTCGCAACTTAACAAGGTTAATCAATTCTACAAAACAAAGGAGAAGGAGTTCTTTGATAGAGGGGAGTGTTTGAAGAAGCAAATGGAGATTCTCATTGAGGTGAAAACCACGCTTAAGCGACAGCGCGACAAAGGAGTTGCTTCTGCTCTTGATTCCAAGGATGGTCCTTCTGTGTCATGCACCGTTTCTTCCG AGGACTCTGTTTACTCTGTTAAGGACAGAACAGAACAAGAGCAGCAGCTGCAAGATGACGACTCAGATGACTTGGAGAAAGATATTGCTGAGCCATTTCCAGATACCCCAAGATCAGATGACATGGCAAAATCAATGAGGATGAAAACAGAAGATGGAAAATTGAGGACGCTTTCGGGTCGTGTTTTCAGTTGCCAAgggaagaacattaagttaAACATTCCTCTAACAACGCCATCTCAAACTTTCTCCGCAATTAGTTACTTGGTGAGGGAAGATCTACTCAATCAGTCCTCGAGAAAAAGCGGCCCTGAAGGAAGCAAGTTGAAGATCAACAAAGCCAAGCTGCATCATGCAGAGAAGATGATTAAAAGAGCCTTTATTGAGCTCTACAAAGGATTAAGCTATCTTAAAACTTACAG GCACCTGAACATGCTTGCTTTCATAAAGATCTTGAAGAAATTCGACAAA GTAACAGGAAAACAAGTTCTACCCATTTACCTAAAAGTTGTTGAAAGTTCATATTTCAACAGCTCAGACAAG GTAATACATTTAGCAGATGAAGTTGAGGAGCTATTTATCCAGCACTTTGCAGAAGAGGACCGAAGAAAAGCCATGAAATATCTTAAACCTCATCAACATAAAGAATCTCATGCTGTTACTTTCTTCATtg GGCTGTTTTCCGGGTGCTTCGTTGCACTTCTGGCTGGTTATGCTATTATGGCTCATATTACCGGAATGTACAGACACCAACCCGCGAATACAGTATATATGGAGACTGTGTACCCAGTACTTAG CATGTTCAGCCTATTGTTTCTACACTTCTTCTTGTATGGTTGCAACATTTTCATGTGGCGGAAGATGCGTATAAATTATAGCTTCATCTTCGAACTTTCCCCAACCAAGGAGCTTGGCTACAGAGATGTGTTCTTGATTTGTACCACATCAATGGCTACTGTAGTGGGAGTTATGTTTGTTCATCTGTCTCTTCTGACAAAAGGGTATTCGTATACACAAGCTCAAGCCATTCCCGGACTTATGCTAATG GCCTTCTTATTAGTCCTTGTCTGCCCCTTCAATATTTTCTATAAATCAAGCCGTTACCGGTTCATTTCCGTGATAAAGAATATCATCTTATCACCACTCTACAAG GTTGTCATGCTAGATTTCTTCATGGCTGATCAGCTATGCAGTCAG GTACCAATGCTCAGAAACCTTGAGTATGTGGCATGTTACTACATAACTGGAAGCTACAAAACTCAGAACTATGGTTATTGCATGAGAGTTAAGCATTACCGCGATCTTGCTTACGCGGTGTCATTCCTACCCTACTACTGGAGAGCAATGCAG TGTGCTCGGAGATGGTTTGATGAAGGCCAGACGAGCCATCTTGTGAATCTAGGCAAGTATGTATCAGCAATGTTAGCAGCAGGAGCAAAAGTAGCCTATGAGAGGGAAAGAGGAGCTGGATATCTCTGTCTAGTTGTGATCCTGTCAAGTGCTGCAACAGTTTACCAATTATATTGGGACTATGTAAAGGATTGGGGTTTGCTTCAAATGAATTCCAGGAATCCGTGGTTGAGGAACGAGTTAATGCTTCGACGAAAGATCATTTACTACTTCTCCATG GGATTGAACCTTATTCTCAGACTGGCTTGGCTACAAACTGTTGTCCATTCAAATTTTGAACATGTTGATTACAGAGTAACTGGGTTATTCTTAGCTGCCCTTGAAGTCATTAGAAGAGGACAGTGGAACTTTTACAG GTTGGAGAATGAGCATCTAAATAATGCAGGCAAGTTTAGAGCAGTGAAGATGGTGCCGCTACCTTTTCATGAAGTGGATGAGGAAGACTAA
- the LOC119991870 gene encoding mitochondrial protein import protein ZIM17: MAATAHCGACFSIPNFRSQRTINSQLGPNFIKPVSASKKTTTVAISRLRFSQAAPVPRRPVFRVWVVSNSFPEADPSDSSAAHEGPIFDIKLPRRSLLVQFTCDKCGERTERLINRLAYERGLVYVQCAGCERHHKLVDNLGLVVEHDLREETSAESDEVS, encoded by the exons ATGGCTGCGACTGCTCATTGCGGCGCCTGTTTCTCAATTCCCAATTTCAGGTCCCAACGCACTATCAATTCCCAATTGGGTCCCAATTTCATCAAACCAGTCTCTGCCTCCAAGAAAACCACGACAGTTGCAATTTCCAG GCTTAGATTTTCTCAAGCAGCGCCGGTGCCACGGAGACCCGTATTTCGGGTATGGGTGGTTTCCAACTCGTTCCCAGAGGCAGACCCAAGTGATTCAAGTGCGGCACATGAG GGTCCAATTTTTGATATAAAACTTCCTAGAAGGAGCTTGCTTGTGCAATTCACTTGTGATAAATGTGGTGAAAGAACAGAGAGGCTCATAAATCGATTAGCCTATGAACGGGGACTTGTTTACGTGCAg TGTGCAGGGTGTGAACGGCATCATAAACTAGTTGACAATCTCGGCCTTGTGGTTGAGCATGACTTGCGCGAGGAAACAAGTGCAGAATCGGATGAAGTTTCATGA
- the LOC119991869 gene encoding uncharacterized protein LOC119991869, whose product MATARQGTLTVTEYYTKQKGFWDELIYYNIIPDCSCGAQVGLERYQQKEATMLFLMGLNECFTAVRSQILSLDPLPMWTKALAIVLHEERQLSLTHSATPSIELASAMAIKADTGKGGSSGFQGKRENLVCNYCHKQGHTVDKCYKLHGYPPGQPRRQQRPNYGSRNDKGHFANHSAMTEPMDSAPHSSQMSPDLCNQLMNFLKLNSTMTQNVGQSQQGGGVSSSSPNLSGLSHLEEDWNGEHA is encoded by the exons ATGGCAACTGCCCGTCAGGGAACACTCACTGTGACTGAATATTATACTAAGCAAAAAGGTTTTTGGGATGAGCTTATTTACTACAATATCATTCCTGATTGTAGTTGTGGTGCTCAAGTTGGCCTTGAGCGATATCAACAAAAGGAGGCAACCATGTTATTTTTGATGGGTTTAAATGAGTGTTTTACAGCTGTTCGCAGTCAGATTCTATCACTGGATCCTTTACCTATGTGGACAAAGGCTTTGGCTATCGTTTTGCATGAGGAACGTCAATTGTCCTTGACGCATTCAGCTACTCCATCAATCGAGTTGGCCTCTGCTATGGCGATCAAGGCTGATACTGGGAAAGGTGGAAGTTCTGGTTTTCAaggaaaacgtgaaaatctaGTCTGCAATTACTGTCATAAGCAGGGACACACGGTTGACAAATGCTACAAATTGCATGGATACCCTCCCGGGCAGCCACGACGTCAACAGAGACCCAATTATGGATCTCGTAATGATAAAGGTCACTTTGCTAATCATTCAGCCATGACTGAACCAATGGATTCAGCACCACACTCTTCTCAAATGTCTCCGGACTTGTGTAATCAATTGATGAACTTTCTCAAATTGAATTCTACTATGACCCAGAATGTTGGACAGTCTCAACAAGGTGGCGGTGTGAGCTCTTCTTCCCCCAATCTTTCAG GACTCAGTCACCTCGAAGAAGATTGGAATGGGGAACATGCTTAA
- the LOC119990506 gene encoding uncharacterized protein LOC119990506: protein MYVTRPLSMYKRSPEALSETPPDGPNSGILVILDEAAQPTSWFGLRKSGRLRDLPFPQNKNLKIQYTHEESSTDVNRVILIPALDQPLSSNRYYAIQPEGSHQGKAFTNSREEDMSTCCFCNSIRDLKPQPFDNHNMHQQFEIRRRDWGGYTAKSVAPDGFPPSFLRRKGWTVHASTPKDFDLAEAKGLDTTLRARLPDFNNFPLTHKTSPSVVVGKWYCPFLFIKEGTLKDQISRSRYYEMTLEQRWEQIFACESSPKQGNQVFIDVNVLKEVVRFGDGRETVQDNSIDGEMWFRSRAGDAIASVGLSLAIVDRMKWEEERFGWSSNGNEREVRVKRVEEFKGMGEWTKFGCYVLVERFVLKRMDGNLVLTYDFRHTQQIRAKWE, encoded by the exons ATGTACGTGACAAGGCCTCTGTCCATGTACAAAAGGTCCCCTGAAGCTCTGTCAGAAACTCCCCCTGATGGTCCAAACTCTGGTATTCTAGTAATCCTAGATGAAGCAGCTCAGCCGACCAGTTGGTTTGGATTGCGCAAGAGTGGACGACTCCGAGACCTGCCTTTCCCACAGAACAAAAACCTCAAAATCCAATATACCCATGAAGAGAGTAGTACTGATGTTAACCGTGTTATCTTAATTCCTGCTCTTGATCAACCATTGTCTTCTAATAGATACTACGCAATACAACCAGAGGGAAGCCACCAAGG GAAAGCATTCACAAACTCAAGAGAGGAGGACATGAGTACCTGCTGTTTCTGCAACTCTATTCGGGACTTAAAACCACAACCTTTCGACAATCACAACATGCATCAGCAATTCGAGATTCGACGTCGAGACTGGGGCGGTTATACGGCAAAATCTGTAGCTCCTGATGGTTTTCCTCCATCATTCTTGAGGAGAAAGGGTTGGACAGTGCATGCCTCCACTCCAAAAGACTTTGATTTAGCTGAAGCCAAAGGCCTTGACACAACTCTCCGCGCTCGCCTCCCCGACTTCAACAACTTCCCTTTAACGCATAAAACTTCGCCATCAGTAGTTGTAGGGAAGTGGTACTGTCCATTTCTGTTTATCAAAGAAGGAACACTCAAAGACCAGATTAGCAGATCAAGGTACTACGAGATGACACTTGAACAGAGATGGGAGCAGATTTTCGCATGCGAAAGTAGTCCGAAACAAGGCAATCAAGTATTTATTGATGTTAATGTGCTGAAAGAAGTGGTTCGGTTTGGTGATGGGAGGGAGACTGTGCAAGACAATAGCATCGATGGAGAGATGTGGTTCCGCAGCCGGGCAGGGGATGCAATTGCAAGCGTGGGGTTGAGTTTGGCAATTGTTGACAGAATGAAATGGGAGGAAGAGAGATTTGGTTGGAGCAGCAATGGGAATGAAAGGGAAGTGAGagtgaagagagttgaggagTTTAAAGGTATGGGAgagtggaccaagtttggtTGCTATGTGTTGGTGGAGAGGTTTGTGTTGAAGAGAATGGATGGGAATTTGGTTCTCACCTATGACTTTAGGCACACTCAACAGATTAGAGCCAAATGGGAATGA